In the Paenibacillus sp. FSL H7-0357 genome, one interval contains:
- the pulA gene encoding type I pullulanase encodes MSVQKELKEPIYYGDPAATGGISVFAQEFDELFSYDGDDLGVTYTPASSAFCLWAPTAQEAAVVLYGSWHEAAGDILPMIRDVRGTWRLSVAGNLEGKFYTYRVRIGEQWNEAADPYARAVGVNGDRAAILDLRKTDPQRWTEDKPPLADPVDAVIYELHLRDLSVHPASGIAHKGQYLGLAEEGTRGPGGILTGLDHISDLGVTHVQLLPIYDYATESVDETKLDQPHYNWGYDPKNFNAPEGSYATDPYDPVLRIRELKTMIQTLHDRGLRVIMDVVYNHVYDGYLVNFTKLVPGYYLRYKENGSLSNGSGCGNDVASERIMMTRFIVESVLYWAREYHIDGFRFDLMGLLDIETMQEIRRRLDEIDPSLMTIGEGWILDTELPAERLASQSNADALPGIGQFNDGFRDAVKGNIFRYEEPGFIGGKTGLEQAVKTGITGGVVYGQSMGAFADEPQQCVNFVECHDNHTLWDKIVISTKGESDERRREMHRLASAMVMTSQGIPFLHAGQEFMRTKDGVENSFKSPVEINRMDWERAAAHVEDIAYMKQLIALRQAHPAFRLRSAEEIRAQLMFEKAPAGAIAYTLRDHAGGDPALHLYVLYNSNTAEVSLDVPQLGEWSILFGEDLVSKLAGGKLTAKGIGMVVLAVRQ; translated from the coding sequence TTGTCCGTACAAAAGGAATTGAAAGAACCGATTTATTATGGTGATCCGGCGGCTACCGGAGGAATATCCGTGTTCGCCCAGGAATTTGATGAGCTTTTCAGTTATGACGGGGATGACCTTGGCGTGACGTATACGCCTGCTTCCTCGGCCTTTTGCTTGTGGGCACCTACTGCGCAGGAAGCAGCGGTTGTGCTTTATGGCTCATGGCACGAAGCCGCCGGAGATATCTTGCCGATGATCCGTGATGTCAGGGGGACATGGCGTTTGAGCGTGGCCGGGAACTTGGAGGGCAAGTTCTACACCTATCGTGTGCGCATCGGGGAGCAGTGGAATGAAGCGGCCGATCCTTACGCCCGGGCTGTCGGCGTGAATGGAGATCGAGCGGCGATTCTCGATTTGCGCAAGACCGATCCCCAGCGCTGGACAGAAGATAAGCCACCTCTGGCTGACCCTGTGGACGCGGTGATTTACGAGCTTCATCTGCGGGATCTGTCTGTTCATCCGGCTAGCGGCATTGCCCATAAGGGACAATATCTGGGTCTGGCCGAAGAAGGGACGCGCGGACCGGGCGGGATTCTTACCGGACTGGATCATATATCCGATCTCGGAGTGACCCATGTGCAGCTGCTCCCTATTTATGACTATGCTACTGAAAGTGTTGATGAGACCAAGCTGGACCAGCCTCATTACAACTGGGGTTATGACCCCAAAAATTTCAATGCTCCGGAAGGCTCCTACGCTACGGATCCGTATGATCCGGTTCTGCGGATCCGCGAGCTGAAGACAATGATCCAGACACTGCATGACCGCGGACTGCGCGTAATCATGGATGTGGTCTACAATCATGTTTATGACGGCTACCTTGTTAATTTCACTAAGCTTGTTCCCGGCTATTATTTACGTTATAAGGAGAACGGCAGTCTGTCGAACGGCTCGGGCTGCGGCAATGATGTCGCCTCTGAGCGGATCATGATGACCCGGTTTATTGTGGAGTCGGTGCTGTACTGGGCCCGGGAATATCATATCGACGGTTTCCGCTTTGATCTGATGGGACTGCTCGACATAGAAACCATGCAGGAGATCCGCCGCCGTCTGGATGAAATTGACCCTTCACTGATGACTATCGGGGAAGGCTGGATCCTGGATACGGAGCTTCCGGCGGAGCGCCTTGCCAGCCAGAGCAATGCGGATGCGCTTCCGGGCATCGGACAGTTCAACGACGGGTTCCGCGATGCAGTAAAGGGGAATATTTTCCGCTATGAAGAGCCTGGATTTATCGGCGGCAAGACTGGCCTCGAGCAGGCGGTGAAGACGGGGATTACCGGAGGCGTCGTGTACGGTCAATCCATGGGGGCGTTTGCTGATGAGCCGCAGCAGTGTGTGAACTTCGTTGAATGCCACGACAACCATACCCTCTGGGATAAAATTGTAATTTCCACCAAAGGGGAAAGCGATGAGCGGCGCAGAGAGATGCATCGTCTGGCTTCGGCTATGGTAATGACGAGCCAGGGGATTCCGTTTCTTCATGCAGGACAGGAATTTATGCGTACGAAGGACGGGGTGGAGAACAGCTTTAAGTCTCCCGTTGAGATCAACCGTATGGACTGGGAACGCGCAGCGGCACATGTGGAGGATATTGCTTATATGAAGCAGTTGATTGCGCTAAGGCAAGCCCACCCGGCATTTCGCCTGCGCAGCGCGGAGGAAATTCGCGCACAGCTGATGTTTGAGAAGGCGCCTGCCGGGGCAATAGCCTATACACTCCGGGATCACGCCGGAGGCGATCCGGCGCTGCACTTATACGTGCTTTATAATTCAAATACAGCCGAAGTGTCATTGGATGTGCCGCAGCTTGGCGAGTGGAGCATCCTGTTCGGCGAGGATCTGGTCTCGAAGCTTGCCGGGGGCAAGCTGACCGCCAAGGGCATTGGAATGGTTGTATTGGCCGTCCGGCAATAA
- a CDS encoding PadR family transcriptional regulator: protein MISSDVIRGYNDTLILYMLLDGESYGYEISKNIRKLSEEKYIMKETTLYSAFTRLEKNGYIDSFFMDETFGKRRTYYRITPQGLAYYLEKCEEWKVTQEVVNKFIKEL from the coding sequence GTGATCAGCAGTGATGTCATACGGGGATATAACGATACGCTCATCCTCTATATGCTTCTGGACGGAGAGTCCTATGGCTATGAGATTTCCAAGAACATCCGGAAGCTGTCGGAGGAGAAGTACATCATGAAGGAGACTACGCTTTACTCCGCATTCACTCGGCTTGAGAAGAATGGGTACATCGATTCCTTTTTTATGGATGAGACCTTTGGGAAACGACGCACCTATTACCGTATAACTCCGCAAGGTCTGGCTTATTATCTGGAAAAATGCGAGGAATGGAAAGTTACGCAAGAGGTCGTCAACAAATTCATAAAGGAGCTGTGA
- a CDS encoding permease prefix domain 1-containing protein, whose translation MDTIRGYLNNMFTSLPRTEQTYKLKQDLLASMEEKYYELKKEGKSENEAVGIVISEFGNIDELIDELGITVGGEDTLLPVLAPEDTWGYLAAKKTSGFMVGIGVMLCIIGPALLILLVTLAEFGFLRGVISEDTAGIIGVIVLLLLVALAVGLFIFSDTKLERYKYLQKGFNLPYFLRTEIEQRSRAFAPTYTLSLTLGVSLCVLSPVPVLVWSAINEDASGYGVTILLALIALPVFLFIYYGSIKESFGFLLKEKEYTEVPEEKEEKRFKSSIASIVWPLATGCFLISGFIFERWDINWVIFPVTAILLEVLNAVYKMIKVK comes from the coding sequence ATGGATACCATTAGGGGCTATTTGAACAACATGTTTACTTCCCTGCCCAGGACAGAGCAAACATATAAGCTGAAGCAGGATCTGCTGGCTAGTATGGAGGAGAAATATTACGAACTGAAGAAGGAAGGCAAATCAGAGAATGAGGCGGTAGGCATTGTCATATCCGAGTTCGGCAACATCGATGAGCTGATTGACGAGCTTGGGATTACAGTGGGGGGAGAGGATACGCTGCTTCCTGTACTTGCTCCGGAGGATACATGGGGGTATCTGGCTGCCAAGAAGACTAGCGGTTTTATGGTGGGGATTGGTGTAATGCTGTGCATCATCGGCCCGGCACTGCTGATTCTGCTTGTTACCCTGGCGGAATTTGGTTTTCTCCGTGGGGTGATTTCGGAAGACACTGCCGGAATTATTGGCGTGATCGTGCTGCTGCTGCTGGTGGCGCTGGCGGTTGGGCTATTCATATTCAGCGACACAAAGCTGGAGCGATACAAATATCTGCAAAAGGGTTTTAATCTGCCCTATTTTTTGCGGACCGAGATCGAGCAGCGCAGCCGTGCATTTGCCCCTACCTATACCCTGTCTCTGACTCTGGGTGTATCCCTGTGTGTACTCTCTCCGGTTCCTGTCCTTGTCTGGTCTGCAATCAATGAGGATGCCAGCGGCTACGGGGTCACTATTCTGCTTGCGCTCATTGCGCTGCCTGTCTTCCTGTTTATCTACTATGGGAGTATCAAGGAAAGCTTTGGCTTTCTGCTCAAGGAGAAGGAGTACACCGAAGTTCCTGAAGAGAAAGAGGAAAAACGCTTTAAGAGCTCTATCGCATCCATCGTTTGGCCGCTGGCTACCGGCTGTTTTCTGATCAGCGGATTTATTTTTGAGCGCTGGGATATCAACTGGGTGATCTTCCCGGTTACAGCGATTTTGCTGGAAGTATTAAATGCTGTGTATAAAATGATTAAGGTGAAATAA
- a CDS encoding glutamate synthase subunit beta: MGKATGFLEYQRQTPAECEPLERIKNWNEFSVPLEEEKLREQGARCMDCGTPFCHVGRLLSGMASGCPLHNLIPEWNDMVYRGNWEVALKRLHKTNNFPEFTGRVCPAPCEGACTVGLHGNPVTIKSIEKSIVDRGFAEGWIVPEPPLTRTGKKVAVVGSGPAGLACAAQLNKAGHSVTVYERADRIGGLLTYGIPNMKLDKKTVQRRVDLLAEEGITFVTRTEIGRDIAASQLKEDNDAVVLCGGSTQARDLPLEGRELRGIHQAMEFLTLNTKSLLDSDLADGEYLSAAGKDVVVIGGGDTGTDCVATSIRHGCRSVIQLEIMPQSPLTRQSNNPWPEWPKVLKVDYGQQEAAALYKEDPRRYLVSTKRFVGDDGGHVQELHTVRIEWTRNEQGRMVPVEVPGSEEVIKAQLVLLALGFTGPEETVLNELGIERDERSNAKAEFGAQATNVEGVFAAGDIRRGQSLVVWAINEGRQAAREVDRFLMGASNLP; the protein is encoded by the coding sequence ATGGGTAAAGCAACCGGATTTTTGGAATATCAGCGGCAGACTCCTGCGGAGTGTGAGCCTTTAGAACGGATTAAGAACTGGAATGAATTTTCGGTGCCCTTGGAAGAGGAGAAGCTGCGGGAGCAGGGAGCGCGCTGTATGGATTGCGGAACACCGTTCTGCCATGTAGGACGGCTGCTGTCCGGGATGGCCTCCGGCTGTCCGCTGCATAATCTCATTCCGGAATGGAATGACATGGTCTACCGCGGCAATTGGGAAGTTGCGCTGAAACGGCTGCACAAGACCAATAACTTTCCTGAATTTACAGGACGCGTGTGTCCGGCTCCTTGTGAAGGCGCTTGTACCGTGGGCCTTCATGGTAATCCCGTAACGATTAAATCCATTGAAAAGTCGATTGTAGATAGAGGATTCGCCGAGGGCTGGATTGTTCCCGAGCCGCCTTTGACCCGTACGGGCAAAAAAGTAGCCGTAGTTGGCTCCGGACCGGCCGGCCTTGCCTGTGCCGCACAGCTTAACAAAGCAGGCCATAGCGTAACCGTATATGAACGGGCTGACCGGATCGGAGGTCTGCTGACCTACGGCATTCCGAACATGAAGCTGGATAAGAAAACCGTGCAGCGTCGGGTGGATTTGCTGGCGGAGGAGGGCATTACCTTTGTAACCCGGACAGAAATCGGCAGAGACATTGCTGCTTCGCAGCTCAAGGAAGATAATGATGCTGTAGTGCTCTGCGGCGGCTCGACACAAGCCCGCGATCTTCCGCTGGAAGGCCGCGAGCTTCGGGGAATCCATCAGGCGATGGAATTTCTGACGCTGAATACGAAGAGTCTGCTTGACTCTGATTTGGCTGACGGTGAATATTTGTCTGCGGCCGGCAAGGATGTTGTTGTGATCGGGGGCGGAGACACTGGCACCGACTGTGTAGCTACCTCGATCCGGCACGGCTGCCGCAGTGTCATCCAGCTGGAAATTATGCCACAGTCTCCATTAACCCGCCAATCCAACAATCCTTGGCCGGAATGGCCAAAGGTACTCAAAGTGGACTACGGCCAGCAGGAAGCCGCTGCTTTGTATAAGGAAGATCCGCGCCGTTACCTCGTTTCCACGAAACGTTTTGTTGGTGATGACGGCGGACATGTGCAGGAGCTGCACACGGTGCGCATCGAATGGACGCGCAATGAGCAGGGCCGGATGGTTCCGGTAGAAGTTCCGGGCAGCGAAGAGGTGATTAAGGCACAACTGGTGCTGCTGGCGCTGGGTTTCACCGGTCCGGAAGAAACGGTGCTGAATGAGCTTGGGATAGAACGTGATGAACGCTCCAATGCCAAAGCGGAATTCGGTGCGCAGGCGACCAACGTCGAGGGTGTATTTGCCGCAGGAGACATCCGCCGCGGCCAGAGTCTTGTGGTCTGGGCAATTAATGAGGGACGCCAGGCTGCACGCGAAGTCGACCGCTTCCTGATGGGAGCCTCCAATTTGCCTTAA
- the yfcE gene encoding phosphodiesterase, translated as MKLMFISDIHGSLFWLEQALAKVEEEQPHTLVILGDFLYHGPRNPLPDGYNPQGVATKLNAYGKSLVAVRGNCDAEVDQMLLEFPMMGDYVLILHEGRKIYATHGHGFSIDHLPALAEGDVFIQGHTHLPVADIKEGIYVLNPGSISLPKENNPNSYGILENGEFTVKDFTGNVVKHLKL; from the coding sequence ATGAAGCTGATGTTTATTTCCGATATTCATGGATCGTTATTTTGGCTGGAGCAGGCTTTGGCAAAAGTAGAGGAGGAGCAGCCGCATACGCTAGTGATTCTGGGGGACTTCTTATATCACGGTCCGAGAAATCCGCTGCCGGACGGTTATAATCCCCAGGGAGTCGCAACGAAGCTTAACGCGTACGGGAAATCTCTGGTGGCTGTTAGAGGCAACTGCGATGCCGAGGTCGATCAGATGCTGCTGGAGTTCCCGATGATGGGGGATTATGTACTGATTCTCCACGAAGGCCGGAAGATCTATGCCACTCACGGGCATGGCTTCAGCATTGACCATTTGCCTGCACTTGCTGAAGGGGATGTATTTATCCAAGGACATACCCATCTGCCGGTAGCCGATATAAAAGAAGGCATCTATGTGCTGAATCCAGGCTCCATCTCGCTGCCAAAAGAGAATAACCCGAATTCCTACGGAATTCTTGAGAACGGGGAGTTCACGGTTAAAGATTTTACGGGCAACGTCGTTAAGCATCTCAAATTGTAG
- a CDS encoding agmatine deiminase family protein, which produces MYPKDLNYTMPAEWGKHERTFISWPVQASMVFPDNHKSVCDGYAEIIRAIAEFEPVTVVVNPDDLGMVEELELGANVTLLPIRHNDAWLRDNGPTFVLGEDGVLAGVNWKFNAWGGKYSPWDLDDEVAPQILEQLKMKRFDAPLVMEGGSIHTDGEGTLITTEECLLNTNRNPELDRADIEEYVRKYTGTESIIWLKRGLSGDETDGHVDNIACFAAPGKVIIQVCGDPQDENFGITQENLRILENAVDAKGRKLEIIQIQQPPRVDYEDSRLTLSYLNFYFVNGGIILPVFGGTASETDQLAEQSLAALFPDRRIRKVNGMAVIGEGGNVHCTTQQMPATK; this is translated from the coding sequence ATGTATCCTAAAGATTTGAACTATACAATGCCGGCGGAATGGGGCAAGCATGAGCGGACCTTCATCTCCTGGCCGGTTCAGGCGTCCATGGTTTTTCCGGACAACCATAAATCCGTTTGTGACGGCTATGCTGAAATCATCCGTGCCATCGCTGAGTTCGAGCCGGTTACCGTAGTTGTCAATCCGGACGATCTGGGGATGGTAGAGGAACTAGAACTCGGGGCGAATGTAACGCTGCTGCCGATCCGGCATAATGACGCCTGGCTGCGTGATAACGGGCCGACGTTTGTTCTAGGTGAAGACGGCGTGCTCGCCGGTGTGAACTGGAAATTTAACGCCTGGGGCGGCAAATATTCGCCGTGGGATCTGGATGATGAGGTGGCTCCGCAAATTCTGGAGCAGCTGAAGATGAAACGTTTTGACGCACCGCTGGTAATGGAAGGCGGCTCTATCCATACCGATGGTGAAGGCACACTGATCACCACGGAGGAATGTCTGCTGAACACGAACCGCAATCCGGAGCTGGACCGGGCAGACATTGAGGAATATGTACGGAAATATACCGGCACCGAGTCGATCATCTGGCTGAAGCGCGGCCTCAGCGGTGACGAGACTGACGGCCATGTAGATAATATTGCCTGCTTCGCCGCTCCGGGCAAAGTCATCATTCAGGTCTGCGGCGACCCGCAGGATGAGAACTTCGGCATCACTCAGGAGAATCTCCGTATTCTGGAGAATGCGGTGGATGCCAAAGGCCGGAAGCTGGAGATTATCCAGATTCAGCAACCACCCCGCGTGGACTATGAGGACAGCCGCCTGACGCTTAGCTATTTGAATTTCTATTTCGTCAACGGCGGCATTATACTGCCGGTATTCGGCGGGACGGCTTCCGAGACAGATCAGCTGGCGGAGCAGAGTCTGGCTGCCTTGTTCCCGGACCGCAGAATCCGTAAGGTGAACGGTATGGCGGTCATCGGCGAAGGCGGAAACGTACACTGCACGACCCAACAGATGCCTGCCACAAAGTAA
- the aguB gene encoding N-carbamoylputrescine amidase, which yields MRKVKVAATQMSCSGDIDENIRKADSLVREAAAQGAQIILLQELFETPYFCQKEKSDYYVYATELEQNKAVNHFKAVAKELQVVLPISFYEKKNYARYNSLAVIDADGTVLGKYRKSHIPDGPGYEEKFYFNPGDTGFKVWNTRYAKIGVGVCWDQWYPEAARVMSLMGAEILFYPTAIGSEPQDGSIDSKDHWQTCMLGHAAANLIPVVASNRIGEEIDEDSSINFYGSSFIAGPQGNKIVEAGRDEQTVLVSEFDLDALEVGRIEWGIFRDRRPELYRMISSYDGDLTF from the coding sequence ATGAGAAAAGTAAAAGTAGCCGCTACACAAATGAGCTGTTCCGGCGACATTGATGAGAATATTCGCAAGGCTGACAGTCTGGTCAGAGAAGCAGCGGCTCAAGGCGCGCAGATTATTTTGCTGCAGGAGCTGTTCGAAACCCCTTATTTCTGCCAGAAGGAGAAATCTGATTATTACGTCTACGCCACTGAGCTAGAGCAGAATAAAGCAGTGAATCATTTCAAGGCTGTAGCCAAAGAGCTGCAAGTCGTGCTGCCGATCAGTTTCTACGAGAAAAAGAACTATGCCCGTTACAACTCGCTGGCGGTAATTGATGCCGACGGCACGGTGCTGGGCAAATACCGCAAGAGCCATATTCCTGACGGTCCCGGCTATGAAGAGAAATTCTATTTCAATCCGGGGGATACCGGGTTTAAGGTATGGAATACCCGCTATGCCAAGATCGGTGTCGGCGTCTGCTGGGACCAGTGGTACCCGGAAGCCGCCAGAGTCATGAGTCTAATGGGCGCGGAGATTCTGTTCTATCCGACAGCCATCGGTTCGGAACCGCAGGACGGATCCATTGATTCCAAAGATCACTGGCAGACCTGCATGCTGGGCCATGCGGCGGCGAATTTGATTCCTGTCGTGGCCTCCAACCGGATCGGCGAGGAAATTGATGAGGATTCCAGCATTAACTTCTACGGCTCCTCGTTCATTGCCGGCCCGCAGGGCAACAAAATCGTCGAAGCCGGGCGGGATGAGCAGACGGTACTGGTCAGCGAATTCGATCTGGATGCGTTGGAAGTGGGCCGGATTGAGTGGGGCATTTTCCGTGACCGCCGTCCGGAGCTGTACAGAATGATATCTTCGTATGATGGGGACTTAACCTTTTAA
- a CDS encoding transporter substrate-binding domain-containing protein, with amino-acid sequence MGIRKKWAMSALVAFLVLSMVGCGSNNNAKSGDAAEESIKFASDASYAPMEYMDTDTIKGFDIDFIKAVMEEAGIDYTVTNTGWDTMLSSVKQGTEYQAGLSSVSITDERKETYDYSIPYFESTNMIMVKEGSDIKNALDLKDKTVAVQGATTADDLMSGIMGVDNTKLRRFESNAVALMELKGGGADAVVADIAIVNEYIKNNPKEKVTGILDKENFGSEYYGILYPKGSEWKAKLDPAIKAVIENGKYAEIYKTWFGEEPDTATLLSAE; translated from the coding sequence ATGGGGATCAGAAAAAAGTGGGCAATGTCAGCTTTGGTGGCATTTTTGGTCTTGTCTATGGTGGGCTGTGGTTCCAACAATAACGCCAAAAGCGGAGATGCGGCAGAAGAGTCGATCAAATTCGCAAGTGACGCCAGCTACGCGCCAATGGAGTATATGGACACGGACACCATCAAGGGCTTTGACATTGATTTCATCAAGGCAGTTATGGAAGAAGCGGGTATCGATTATACAGTGACTAATACGGGATGGGACACGATGCTTTCCAGTGTGAAGCAGGGCACGGAATATCAGGCAGGTCTATCCTCGGTATCCATTACGGACGAACGCAAGGAAACCTATGACTACTCTATCCCCTACTTTGAATCCACTAATATGATTATGGTTAAAGAGGGCAGTGACATTAAGAATGCGCTGGACCTGAAAGATAAAACCGTAGCGGTACAAGGGGCTACAACGGCCGATGATCTGATGAGCGGGATTATGGGTGTCGACAACACCAAACTGAGACGTTTTGAAAGCAATGCGGTAGCGCTGATGGAACTGAAAGGCGGCGGAGCCGACGCGGTTGTGGCTGATATCGCTATTGTGAATGAATACATTAAGAACAATCCGAAAGAGAAAGTAACGGGCATCCTCGATAAGGAGAACTTTGGTTCCGAATATTACGGCATTCTATATCCTAAGGGTAGCGAGTGGAAAGCCAAACTGGATCCGGCAATCAAAGCTGTTATAGAGAACGGAAAGTATGCCGAGATCTACAAAACCTGGTTCGGGGAAGAACCGGATACAGCCACTCTTCTTAGCGCGGAGTAA
- a CDS encoding amino acid ABC transporter permease, with amino-acid sequence MDFRFDIIVHYLPVLLKGTLFTIGVSIVSILCGSILGLGMGFGKMAPKWYFRWPFHSYINFFRGTPLYVQILIVHFGVIPLFYGTTNVLMTSFVALSLNSAAYSAEIFRAGIQSIDPGQREAALSLGMSKWQAMRFIILPQAIKRMVPAFGNEFIVLVKDSSLLALIAAPEIMYWSNTMKGQYLRIWEPYLTAAFIYFILTYSLSKLLNYIERKV; translated from the coding sequence ATGGACTTCAGATTCGACATCATCGTTCATTATTTGCCGGTCTTACTGAAGGGAACGCTATTCACAATTGGAGTATCTATTGTATCTATTCTTTGCGGCTCGATCCTGGGCTTGGGGATGGGCTTTGGCAAAATGGCTCCGAAATGGTATTTCCGCTGGCCGTTCCATTCCTATATTAACTTCTTTCGTGGCACACCGCTGTATGTACAGATCCTGATCGTGCATTTTGGGGTAATTCCACTTTTTTACGGCACGACCAACGTCCTGATGACCTCATTTGTCGCACTTTCGCTGAATTCTGCCGCCTATTCCGCCGAGATTTTTCGTGCCGGTATCCAGTCGATCGATCCTGGGCAGCGGGAAGCCGCGTTGTCGCTTGGAATGAGCAAATGGCAGGCGATGCGTTTTATCATTCTGCCGCAGGCGATCAAACGGATGGTTCCGGCGTTCGGGAATGAATTTATTGTCCTGGTTAAGGATTCCTCCTTGCTTGCGCTTATTGCCGCCCCGGAGATTATGTATTGGAGCAATACGATGAAAGGCCAATACTTGCGGATATGGGAGCCTTATTTGACCGCTGCCTTTATCTATTTCATTCTTACCTATTCACTCAGCAAGCTGCTCAATTATATTGAACGGAAGGTGTAA
- a CDS encoding amino acid ABC transporter ATP-binding protein, with the protein MISVRHLHKSFGAHQVLSDINVDIYGREVVVVIGPSGSGKSTFLRCLNLLEEPQEGDVIIEGTSLMAKSTRINDIRTEVGMVFQQFNLFPHKKVIENIMLAPMQVRKWPADKARQKALELLQKVGLSEKAEMYPASLSGGQAQRVAIARALAMEPKIMLFDEPTSALDPEMVGEVLAVMKDLAREGMTMVVVTHEMGFAREVGDRVLFMEQGVVVEEGIPEQLFGNPSHERTKGFLSKVL; encoded by the coding sequence ATTATTTCGGTACGACATTTACATAAATCATTCGGTGCCCATCAGGTGCTGAGCGATATTAACGTGGATATCTACGGCCGGGAGGTTGTGGTGGTAATCGGGCCTTCGGGTTCGGGAAAATCGACCTTTTTACGCTGCCTTAATCTGCTGGAGGAGCCGCAAGAGGGCGATGTTATCATTGAAGGAACTTCCTTGATGGCCAAAAGCACAAGAATTAACGATATCCGTACAGAGGTCGGCATGGTGTTTCAGCAATTTAATCTGTTTCCGCACAAGAAGGTCATTGAGAACATTATGCTGGCCCCGATGCAGGTCCGTAAATGGCCTGCGGACAAAGCGCGGCAGAAGGCGCTGGAACTGCTGCAAAAGGTCGGCTTAAGCGAGAAGGCGGAGATGTATCCGGCATCCCTGTCGGGCGGGCAGGCCCAGCGGGTCGCAATTGCCAGGGCGCTGGCGATGGAACCGAAGATTATGCTCTTCGATGAGCCGACATCGGCGCTGGACCCGGAAATGGTCGGTGAGGTGCTGGCGGTAATGAAGGATTTGGCCCGCGAAGGTATGACTATGGTTGTAGTCACGCATGAGATGGGTTTTGCGCGCGAAGTAGGCGATCGTGTCTTGTTTATGGAACAGGGCGTGGTGGTTGAGGAAGGTATTCCGGAACAGTTGTTTGGCAATCCTTCACATGAACGAACTAAGGGATTTTTGTCGAAAGTACTGTGA
- a CDS encoding tellurite resistance TerB family protein: protein MSTFKNWLNTTKSGLTEQVKKFKNKDFMNAVVAGCALVAAADGKIEETEKNKMAGYMNLSNELKVFDMRDVIAQFNFYVSNFEFSPEIGKQEALKAIAKFSSKPEVGRVIVGVCSAIGAADGDFDEHEKAVVRNICSVLGLSPSEFSL, encoded by the coding sequence ATGAGCACATTTAAAAATTGGTTGAATACAACAAAGAGCGGGTTAACGGAACAAGTTAAGAAATTTAAAAATAAAGATTTCATGAACGCGGTAGTTGCAGGCTGCGCGCTGGTTGCGGCGGCTGATGGCAAGATTGAAGAAACCGAAAAGAACAAAATGGCGGGGTATATGAATCTCAGCAATGAACTCAAAGTGTTTGACATGAGAGATGTCATTGCCCAGTTCAATTTCTACGTAAGCAATTTTGAGTTTTCCCCGGAGATCGGCAAACAGGAAGCACTCAAAGCTATTGCTAAATTCAGCAGCAAGCCGGAAGTTGGACGCGTAATTGTTGGTGTGTGTTCGGCTATCGGTGCAGCAGACGGTGATTTTGATGAGCATGAGAAAGCGGTTGTGCGGAATATCTGCAGTGTACTGGGATTAAGCCCAAGCGAATTCAGTCTCTAA
- a CDS encoding TerD family protein has protein sequence MAGINLVKGQKIDLTKGNAGLANVIVGLGWDPAEPARGFFGAKKQANVDCDASALLLSENGKLTSKMNLVCFHNKQNPNNSVVHSGDNLTGDGDGDDEQINVNLKAIPSDVHKVLVVVNIYDAVNRKQDFGMIKSAYIRIINAAGNAELIRFNLTDNYTGFTALICGELYRHGEEWKFAAIGEGAHAAHINQLAERYI, from the coding sequence TTGGCTGGAATTAATTTGGTAAAAGGACAGAAGATTGATTTAACTAAAGGAAATGCCGGGCTGGCTAACGTTATTGTAGGTTTGGGCTGGGACCCTGCCGAACCTGCCCGCGGGTTCTTCGGTGCGAAGAAACAGGCGAATGTGGACTGCGACGCTTCGGCGCTGCTGCTGAGCGAGAATGGTAAGCTGACCAGCAAAATGAATTTGGTATGCTTTCACAACAAGCAGAATCCGAACAATTCCGTTGTTCATTCCGGGGATAACCTGACGGGTGATGGTGACGGGGACGATGAACAAATCAATGTCAATCTGAAGGCAATCCCTTCCGATGTGCACAAGGTACTTGTAGTAGTTAACATTTATGATGCCGTGAACCGCAAACAGGATTTCGGCATGATCAAATCGGCGTATATCCGCATTATCAATGCTGCCGGAAATGCCGAGCTGATCCGGTTTAATCTGACCGACAATTACACAGGCTTTACGGCGCTGATCTGTGGAGAGCTTTACCGGCACGGCGAAGAATGGAAATTTGCCGCAATCGGTGAAGGTGCCCATGCCGCACATATCAATCAATTGGCTGAACGATACATTTAA